One genomic segment of Nitrososphaera sp. includes these proteins:
- a CDS encoding Snf7 family protein: MSFGNKWVKPQGESMGHRLIEGIKPQTPLKPKIEEAQKKLQMQISKLDSISGRMQEKDQLIFKRVVLAMQSHDSQHARVLSGELSQIRKMNKMVTSAKLALEQIQLRLNTITELGDVVVTLSPAMSVIKGIQGGLAGMMPEADSSFGQISELLGNIITDSGQLPNSEIGSFSAANDDTMRIMEEASAVVELNMKSKFPDLPTGGVQKTPEAAGY, translated from the coding sequence ATGTCGTTTGGTAACAAGTGGGTAAAGCCACAAGGAGAAAGCATGGGCCACAGGTTGATTGAAGGGATAAAACCTCAAACACCCCTAAAACCCAAGATCGAGGAAGCACAGAAAAAGCTGCAAATGCAGATTTCAAAACTGGACTCAATCTCAGGCAGGATGCAGGAAAAAGACCAGCTGATATTCAAGCGGGTGGTTTTGGCGATGCAGAGCCATGACAGTCAGCACGCGAGGGTGCTATCAGGCGAGCTATCTCAGATCAGAAAGATGAACAAGATGGTGACGTCTGCAAAACTTGCGCTGGAACAGATTCAACTGCGGCTCAATACTATAACAGAACTAGGCGATGTGGTTGTTACTCTCAGCCCTGCGATGTCAGTAATAAAGGGAATCCAGGGAGGATTGGCCGGAATGATGCCGGAAGCCGATTCGTCGTTCGGGCAGATATCAGAACTTTTGGGCAATATAATAACCGACTCTGGCCAGCTACCGAACAGCGAGATTGGGTCATTCAGCGCTGCAAATGATGACACCATGAGAATCATGGAAGAGGCAAGTGCTGTCGTGGAGCTCAACATGAAGAGTAAATTCCCCGACTTGCCGACAGGCGGCGTACAAAAGACCCCCGAAGCTGCGGGTTACTGA
- the ilvD gene encoding dihydroxy-acid dehydratase, producing MHLPSRRALEGPARAPHRAMYKAMGLDDGDLSKPFIAVSSTCNEATPCNIHLGQLAQSAKQGVSACGCTPREFTAIAVSDGIAMGHEGMKASLVSREIIADSIEIMVRAHQYDGVVGISGCDKSLPGTLMGMARLNLPSIFVYGGTIMPGDWNGKQVTIQDVYEGVGAYDAGKMTLQELVSLENVACPSAGSCAGMYTANTMASISEAIGMSLPGSASPPAESERRREICFMTGKAIMPLIESNLRPRDIMTFEAFENAIAVANAIGGSTNAVLHLLAIAREAGVKLTLSDFERMRKKVPHIADMRPGGNYVMLDLDRVGGVPVILKALLKRNLLNGEVPTVTGRTMRQNIESIAIPTLEDEKIVRRIDNPIKPEGTLKILKGTLAPEGAVVKLAGVHSQKFVGKARVFNAEEDAFDAVSKRRIHEGDVVVIRYEGPKGGPGMREMLAVTAALVGQGLGEKVAMVTDGRFSGATRGFMIGHVAPEAMVGGPIALVRENDEIAIDAVRGKIDLVVSSTELNKRKRKWKPIRPHYKTGALAKYASLVQSASQGAITVPSTLGAQ from the coding sequence ATGCATCTTCCCAGCAGACGAGCGCTTGAAGGTCCAGCAAGAGCTCCCCACCGTGCGATGTACAAGGCAATGGGCCTTGATGATGGTGATCTGTCCAAGCCATTCATAGCCGTTTCTTCGACATGCAATGAAGCAACCCCCTGCAACATTCATCTAGGCCAACTTGCCCAGAGCGCAAAGCAGGGAGTGAGTGCGTGCGGATGCACTCCTCGTGAGTTTACGGCCATTGCGGTATCCGATGGGATCGCCATGGGACACGAAGGGATGAAGGCGTCGCTTGTCAGCCGCGAAATCATAGCCGATTCCATTGAAATTATGGTCAGGGCTCACCAGTATGACGGCGTAGTCGGTATTTCGGGTTGCGACAAAAGTCTTCCAGGAACTTTGATGGGCATGGCACGGTTGAACCTTCCTTCCATCTTTGTATACGGAGGAACCATTATGCCCGGAGACTGGAATGGGAAGCAGGTCACAATTCAGGACGTTTACGAGGGTGTGGGCGCTTATGACGCCGGGAAAATGACGCTGCAGGAGCTGGTTAGCCTTGAGAATGTCGCTTGCCCGTCCGCGGGGTCTTGCGCAGGTATGTACACCGCCAACACCATGGCATCAATAAGCGAGGCTATTGGCATGTCGCTTCCGGGGAGTGCTTCTCCTCCGGCGGAAAGCGAGAGGAGGAGGGAAATCTGCTTCATGACCGGAAAGGCTATCATGCCTCTCATCGAATCCAATTTGCGACCGAGAGACATCATGACATTTGAGGCCTTTGAAAATGCAATAGCGGTCGCAAACGCCATCGGTGGTTCGACTAACGCTGTCCTTCACCTTTTGGCTATTGCTCGTGAAGCGGGGGTGAAGTTGACGCTTTCTGACTTTGAGCGAATGAGAAAGAAGGTGCCTCATATTGCGGACATGAGACCTGGTGGAAATTACGTAATGCTTGACTTGGATAGAGTTGGCGGCGTGCCGGTAATCCTCAAAGCACTTCTCAAAAGGAACCTGCTAAACGGTGAAGTCCCTACGGTTACTGGGCGGACCATGCGGCAGAACATCGAGTCGATTGCGATCCCGACGTTGGAGGACGAGAAAATAGTGCGCAGGATTGACAATCCGATCAAGCCCGAGGGAACCCTGAAGATACTCAAGGGTACGCTTGCTCCGGAAGGAGCGGTCGTCAAGCTGGCTGGAGTTCATAGTCAAAAGTTCGTTGGAAAAGCCAGAGTCTTTAACGCAGAGGAAGATGCCTTTGATGCTGTATCAAAGAGGCGAATTCATGAAGGCGATGTCGTGGTTATCCGCTATGAGGGTCCAAAGGGAGGGCCGGGCATGCGTGAAATGCTCGCAGTCACTGCAGCGCTTGTTGGGCAAGGCCTAGGGGAAAAAGTGGCCATGGTTACAGATGGAAGGTTTTCCGGCGCGACACGGGGCTTTATGATAGGCCACGTCGCGCCCGAGGCAATGGTTGGAGGCCCCATCGCCCTGGTGCGAGAGAACGACGAAATTGCCATCGATGCGGTTCGCGGCAAGATCGATCTGGTAGTGTCAAGCACTGAATTAAACAAGCGCAAAAGAAAATGGAAACCTATCCGGCCCCACTACAAGACTGGCGCACTGGCTAAATATGCAAGCCTTGTTCAGTCTGCGTCACAAGGAGCCATAACAGTGCCTTCAACTTTAGGGGCTCAGTAA
- a CDS encoding HIT family protein yields MTKADTCTFCAIIRGELSSAQVYRNDQLIVIMDKYPINSGHTLVIPVHHYDTLLQMPVNEVSSLYSAVPDIARAVVSAVKADGFNVGQNNGIAANQIVPHVHVHIVPRFNRDSPDGRWPARRVAPHNELEQVARTIKQNLAMPK; encoded by the coding sequence ATGACAAAGGCGGATACCTGCACCTTTTGTGCAATCATTAGAGGGGAGTTGTCATCAGCGCAGGTATACCGCAACGATCAGTTAATTGTAATCATGGACAAGTACCCCATCAACTCGGGGCATACGTTAGTTATCCCTGTGCATCACTACGACACGCTCTTGCAAATGCCTGTCAACGAAGTAAGTTCACTCTATTCTGCGGTTCCGGATATAGCGCGTGCGGTTGTATCAGCCGTAAAAGCAGATGGATTCAATGTCGGACAGAACAACGGAATCGCTGCCAATCAGATTGTGCCACACGTGCACGTCCACATCGTACCGCGCTTCAATCGGGATAGCCCTGATGGCAGATGGCCTGCGCGCCGGGTCGCACCTCATAATGAGCTGGAGCAGGTTGCTAGGACTATAAAGCAGAATTTGGCCATGCCCAAGTAA
- the bioB gene encoding biotin synthase BioB — MNSHDQIEALARRVIDGGKITIQEAQFLLNYPDLRVLASFANDITRALHRDVVDVEALLNAKSGRCPEDCSFCAQSSFYDTGINKYPLLPTTAIIENAVKAKEAGASNFCLVCAYREPPQADFEQICSTIVKLKEELQMEVNVSLGFMTLERAKRLKEIGVKRYNHNLEAAPSMFSRICRTHDFSDRVSTAKIVKQAGLELCSGGIIGMGENALQRLELAFALAELEPEEVPINFLIAREGTPLQGAEAIDQEDAIRTIAVWRFILPKSIIKIAGGREVHLKDKDGFALKAGANGIIIGGYLTTGGNESERDLAMIKQIGLSPS; from the coding sequence TTGAATTCACACGATCAGATTGAGGCTCTTGCGAGAAGGGTAATTGACGGCGGCAAGATTACCATCCAAGAGGCTCAGTTTTTACTTAACTACCCTGACCTGCGGGTCCTAGCTTCGTTTGCCAACGATATAACTCGTGCGCTCCACAGAGATGTCGTCGATGTCGAGGCCCTTCTTAATGCCAAGTCTGGACGGTGTCCGGAAGACTGCTCCTTCTGTGCGCAATCGTCATTCTACGACACCGGGATAAACAAGTACCCGCTGTTGCCTACAACGGCGATTATCGAAAACGCTGTCAAGGCTAAGGAAGCGGGGGCTTCGAACTTTTGCCTGGTCTGTGCTTACCGTGAGCCGCCACAGGCAGACTTTGAGCAGATCTGCTCGACAATTGTGAAACTGAAGGAAGAACTGCAAATGGAAGTAAACGTGAGCCTTGGCTTCATGACGCTGGAACGCGCCAAGCGCCTAAAGGAAATCGGTGTCAAGAGATACAACCACAACCTTGAAGCTGCGCCAAGCATGTTTTCACGCATCTGTCGAACTCACGATTTCAGTGACAGGGTATCAACCGCCAAGATCGTCAAACAGGCAGGCTTGGAATTATGCAGCGGGGGCATTATCGGAATGGGCGAAAATGCGCTGCAGCGCCTTGAGCTTGCTTTTGCGCTAGCAGAACTGGAGCCTGAAGAAGTACCGATTAACTTTTTGATAGCAAGAGAAGGCACGCCCCTCCAAGGCGCAGAAGCCATCGACCAGGAAGACGCAATCCGCACGATCGCAGTCTGGCGCTTCATCCTCCCCAAGTCGATAATAAAGATCGCGGGAGGCAGAGAGGTTCACCTTAAGGACAAGGACGGATTTGCGCTTAAGGCCGGCGCCAACGGCATTATTATCGGAGGCTACCTGACGACAGGCGGGAACGAATCGGAACGAGACCTTGCGATGATAAAACAGATTGGCCTCTCCCCAAGCTGA
- a CDS encoding recombinase family protein, giving the protein MGSPKTASTIFGRIKSDLVDTADYPSCRRKEIVRYAFAYLRVSTEEQTVQNQRLALERWAASHDFQILDFFEDSATSGKIPASQRRGFVELMDLVRSASVDAVLVYELSRVGRTFWDTLEAIKAIEEYSPLISCSPRESFLQTTEPSIRKLMIGILTWVAEREREMLVQRTKDGMERARVAGKNLGRPRKMLDKDRLISMLAENRPKSNIAKIMGVSKATLYKELRQISAHTR; this is encoded by the coding sequence TTGGGCAGCCCAAAAACGGCAAGTACCATTTTTGGACGAATCAAGTCTGATCTTGTTGACACCGCGGATTATCCGAGTTGTAGACGAAAAGAAATTGTGCGGTATGCTTTTGCTTATCTTCGCGTCAGTACCGAGGAGCAAACCGTGCAGAACCAAAGGCTTGCTCTTGAAAGGTGGGCCGCGTCCCATGACTTCCAAATTCTTGACTTTTTTGAAGATTCGGCAACGAGCGGAAAGATACCCGCTTCGCAGCGCAGAGGGTTTGTCGAGTTAATGGATCTGGTAAGGTCTGCATCCGTCGACGCGGTGCTGGTGTATGAACTATCTCGCGTCGGCAGGACCTTCTGGGATACCCTGGAGGCTATCAAGGCGATAGAGGAGTATTCTCCTTTGATTTCTTGTTCTCCTAGAGAGTCCTTCCTTCAGACTACTGAGCCCAGCATAAGAAAACTGATGATCGGAATTCTGACCTGGGTTGCGGAAAGGGAAAGAGAAATGCTGGTCCAGCGAACCAAGGATGGGATGGAAAGGGCAAGAGTCGCGGGCAAGAATCTGGGTAGACCAAGAAAGATGCTGGACAAGGACCGCCTGATAAGCATGCTTGCAGAGAACAGGCCAAAGTCGAATATTGCAAAAATTATGGGTGTATCGAAGGCCACGCTTTACAAGGAACTGCGCCAAATTTCTGCTCATACTAGGTAG
- the bioA gene encoding adenosylmethionine--8-amino-7-oxononanoate transaminase, producing MDYQSVDREFVWHPYTQMRDWMADRGRLKTISSGRAFELVDTDGRAYLDGIANMWCNVWGHGQNAVTQAMIRQIGKIPHSTLFGLGSESAARLSRTLTGIARGMKRSFYTDNGSSAIEASLKMALQYWKNLGYSHKTRFVSLRHGYHGDTAGAMSVGYIEQFFGAYRPILRPARQLPTPSCPGSSSKKEMAMTRALEAAENALAKSAERIAAIVMESGAQIAGGAIIYPRGYQEQIAKLCKQHNVLLILDEIATGFGRLGNMAEYVEQESPPDIACFGKALTGGYFPLAVTMTTEKVFQAFLGDYSEGKQLYHGHTFTGHAVGCAAALANIEQYEKRDLIGRIRTNASYIGLRLQEFDRFNIVSDIRHKGMLAAVELGRNRRSVPRLKDGNLLGYYVMKRGLELGVFLRPLGNNLLIIPPLAMPRSKIGQVIDAAERIVSEVDKIGIE from the coding sequence TTGGACTACCAAAGTGTCGATCGAGAATTTGTTTGGCATCCCTATACCCAAATGAGAGACTGGATGGCCGACCGCGGGCGTTTGAAGACAATATCTTCAGGCAGGGCGTTTGAACTTGTGGACACAGACGGCAGAGCCTACCTCGATGGGATCGCTAACATGTGGTGCAATGTATGGGGACACGGTCAAAACGCTGTGACACAGGCAATGATCCGTCAAATAGGTAAAATTCCGCACTCCACACTTTTTGGTCTCGGCAGCGAGTCGGCAGCGAGACTGTCCAGGACCCTGACTGGTATCGCCAGAGGAATGAAGCGATCCTTCTACACCGACAACGGGTCCTCTGCAATTGAGGCATCGCTCAAGATGGCTCTACAATACTGGAAGAATCTTGGATACAGCCATAAAACGCGATTTGTCTCACTAAGGCACGGATACCATGGCGACACAGCAGGCGCAATGTCCGTCGGATATATCGAACAGTTCTTTGGGGCATACAGGCCAATTCTTCGACCGGCTAGGCAGCTTCCGACGCCCTCTTGTCCGGGAAGCAGCTCGAAAAAAGAGATGGCAATGACCCGAGCGCTGGAGGCGGCGGAAAACGCTCTTGCAAAAAGTGCTGAAAGAATAGCAGCGATCGTGATGGAGAGCGGCGCCCAGATAGCGGGGGGCGCTATCATTTATCCCCGAGGGTATCAGGAACAAATAGCCAAGCTGTGTAAGCAGCATAACGTACTCTTGATTCTTGACGAGATAGCTACGGGCTTTGGAAGGCTCGGAAATATGGCCGAATATGTTGAGCAGGAGTCGCCGCCGGACATAGCCTGCTTTGGAAAAGCGCTTACCGGTGGCTACTTCCCACTGGCTGTTACAATGACGACGGAAAAGGTTTTCCAAGCGTTTCTGGGTGACTACTCAGAGGGGAAGCAGCTGTACCATGGACATACATTTACGGGGCATGCCGTTGGCTGCGCGGCGGCTCTGGCAAACATTGAGCAGTACGAGAAACGTGACCTGATAGGCAGAATCAGGACTAACGCCTCGTATATTGGCTTAAGGTTGCAAGAATTTGACAGGTTCAACATAGTTTCGGATATCCGTCACAAGGGAATGTTAGCTGCGGTGGAGCTTGGTAGGAATCGCCGATCAGTGCCCCGGCTGAAAGACGGAAATCTGCTCGGTTACTATGTCATGAAAAGAGGCTTGGAGCTGGGCGTATTCCTGAGGCCGCTTGGCAACAACCTGTTGATTATCCCGCCGCTTGCGATGCCGAGGAGCAAAATAGGCCAAGTAATCGACGCCGCCGAACGAATTGTCTCCGAAGTTGACAAGATAGGGATAGAGTGA
- the thrC gene encoding threonine synthase, with amino-acid sequence MDDYANKKCINPSCGLTYEILSDVYRCKCGSLLDVKYRDRPDKSLVQTFYQRRNHGGNIYNESGVWRFRDLINFSGIDTEDFGECARVLVSLDGSEGRLSKPYNMSKAADYADMEHASFFLQPEGYNPSGSFKDNGMSTAVTHSKMLGVKKIICASTGNTSASAAMYAANEDMECDVYIPRGEIAPGKLGQAFQFGAQVIQVDGNFDDALAASLKYAKESKGYTVNSVNPFRLEGQKTIVYRVLEHLDWNPPDWIVYPGGALGNTSSCGKCLMELSEWGWIKKIPRLAIVNAEGANTFYELYNGLFENKPLRWNGGRPDVAMIERYYSHLDANNIRPKTHATAIQIGRPANLIKALRALDFTSGVVIQVSDKDMGDAMSIVGLNGFDCEMASGAVPAGVKKLREEGLIKRDDTVVGILTGRQKDPGLAVEYHLNANNLFSRPPKSR; translated from the coding sequence ATGGACGATTACGCTAACAAGAAGTGCATAAATCCGTCTTGTGGCCTTACCTATGAGATTCTTTCAGACGTTTACAGATGCAAATGCGGCTCGCTACTCGATGTAAAGTATCGCGACAGGCCTGACAAATCTCTAGTACAGACGTTCTATCAGCGGCGCAATCACGGCGGGAACATTTACAACGAAAGCGGCGTGTGGCGTTTCAGGGACCTCATAAACTTCTCGGGAATCGACACCGAGGACTTTGGCGAATGCGCAAGAGTCCTTGTTTCCCTCGACGGCTCCGAAGGCAGACTGTCAAAGCCGTACAACATGAGCAAGGCTGCAGACTACGCAGACATGGAGCACGCTTCTTTTTTCCTTCAGCCAGAAGGTTACAACCCGAGCGGCTCGTTCAAGGACAACGGCATGTCGACGGCGGTTACACATTCAAAAATGCTTGGCGTAAAGAAAATAATATGCGCGTCCACCGGCAATACTTCAGCGTCCGCGGCGATGTATGCCGCCAACGAGGACATGGAGTGTGACGTTTACATCCCAAGGGGTGAAATCGCGCCCGGCAAACTGGGTCAAGCATTTCAGTTTGGGGCCCAGGTAATCCAGGTCGACGGGAATTTTGACGACGCATTGGCAGCTTCTCTCAAATACGCCAAGGAATCGAAGGGCTATACCGTAAACTCCGTCAATCCATTCCGCCTTGAGGGCCAAAAGACGATTGTTTACAGAGTGCTTGAACACCTTGATTGGAACCCGCCTGACTGGATAGTGTATCCGGGCGGAGCCCTGGGAAACACATCGAGCTGCGGCAAGTGTTTGATGGAGCTTTCAGAGTGGGGCTGGATCAAAAAGATACCCCGACTCGCTATCGTAAATGCGGAGGGCGCAAATACGTTTTACGAGCTCTACAATGGATTATTCGAAAACAAGCCTTTGAGGTGGAACGGAGGACGACCAGACGTCGCAATGATAGAGAGGTACTATTCTCACCTCGATGCAAATAACATTCGTCCCAAGACGCATGCGACTGCCATCCAGATCGGGAGGCCCGCCAATCTCATCAAGGCGCTGCGAGCACTGGACTTTACGAGCGGGGTAGTAATTCAAGTCAGCGATAAGGACATGGGCGATGCCATGTCAATCGTAGGCCTGAATGGTTTTGACTGCGAAATGGCCTCCGGTGCCGTCCCTGCAGGCGTGAAGAAATTGCGCGAAGAGGGTCTGATAAAGCGGGATGATACTGTTGTAGGAATTCTCACCGGTAGGCAAAAGGACCCGGGACTTGCAGTCGAGTACCACTTGAATGCAAACAATCTGTTTTCAAGGCCACCAAAATCGCGATAG
- a CDS encoding anthranilate synthase component I family protein: protein MKAITFGIFNYSSPPALQVTPVDFQKSPFDLFKRLYGIFDHVFILESLVGPKELSEISVIGFEPEFIVSCDTRRFRVVDKKKRRVVINEDITEPLSQLKRLLPSIKDDRFRFVGGAVGYISYEAVRFWEKLPALHKQKGFSIMQFGLYRDGIIYDHVQNRSFYFCLGPSRLGELNAKFEGTPAAAEHIAFSYSRPVRNMSRAQFIRKIRQAKGYVYDGDVFQVVLSKRISFKTRGNLLAVYDRLREVNPSPYMYFLRAPGGSILGSSPEMLIRITGKHIESFPIAGTRPVGQDEKENDRLAQDLMKDEKELAEHTMLVDLARNDIGRVCEFGTVRVKELMKIKRFSHVQHIVSHVEGTLRSDADAFSATRAVFPAGTVSGAPKVRAMQIINELEGSPRGPYAGALGYFSLNGCADFAITIRSLFVDRNGEAYVQSGAGIVMDSDPVSEWKETEFKANAVLEALRRART from the coding sequence CTGAAGGCGATCACTTTTGGAATTTTCAATTATTCTAGTCCGCCAGCACTTCAGGTTACACCAGTAGATTTTCAGAAAAGCCCCTTTGACCTTTTCAAACGGCTCTATGGCATATTTGACCACGTCTTTATCCTTGAGTCGCTCGTCGGTCCAAAGGAACTTTCCGAGATTTCCGTGATTGGCTTTGAGCCTGAATTCATTGTCAGTTGTGATACAAGACGCTTCAGGGTAGTTGACAAGAAGAAGCGCAGGGTCGTGATAAACGAGGACATTACCGAGCCTCTTTCTCAGCTCAAGCGCCTCCTCCCGTCCATAAAGGATGACCGCTTCAGGTTTGTCGGCGGAGCGGTGGGCTACATAAGCTATGAGGCGGTACGATTCTGGGAGAAACTGCCTGCCCTGCATAAGCAGAAGGGATTTTCCATTATGCAATTCGGGCTTTACAGAGACGGAATAATCTACGATCACGTCCAGAACCGGTCATTTTACTTCTGCCTTGGCCCGTCAAGGCTGGGCGAGCTTAATGCGAAGTTCGAAGGCACCCCTGCCGCCGCCGAACACATTGCGTTTTCATACTCGCGGCCAGTCCGAAATATGAGTAGGGCTCAGTTCATCCGAAAGATAAGACAGGCGAAGGGCTACGTCTATGATGGGGACGTTTTCCAAGTGGTGCTTTCAAAGCGAATCTCGTTTAAAACGAGAGGAAATTTACTTGCAGTTTACGATCGCTTGAGAGAGGTGAATCCTTCGCCCTACATGTACTTCCTGCGTGCGCCGGGAGGCAGCATACTCGGATCAAGCCCGGAGATGCTCATCCGAATAACCGGCAAGCACATCGAGTCTTTCCCCATTGCAGGAACTCGGCCAGTAGGACAAGACGAGAAGGAAAACGACAGGCTTGCCCAAGACCTTATGAAAGACGAAAAAGAGTTGGCCGAACACACCATGCTGGTAGACCTTGCTCGCAACGACATAGGCAGGGTATGTGAATTTGGAACTGTCAGAGTTAAGGAACTAATGAAAATAAAGCGATTCAGCCACGTACAGCACATTGTGTCGCATGTCGAAGGAACGCTGAGGTCTGATGCTGATGCGTTTTCCGCGACTAGGGCAGTTTTCCCTGCAGGTACGGTCAGTGGCGCTCCTAAGGTTCGCGCCATGCAGATTATTAACGAGCTCGAGGGTTCGCCGCGGGGCCCTTATGCAGGCGCGCTGGGATACTTTTCACTCAACGGGTGTGCAGACTTTGCAATCACGATACGGTCCCTTTTTGTCGACCGGAATGGCGAAGCCTACGTTCAATCTGGCGCTGGAATAGTCATGGACTCTGACCCTGTGAGCGAGTGGAAAGAAACAGAGTTTAAGGCAAATGCCGTTCTTGAAGCCCTTCGAAGAGCAAGAACATAA
- a CDS encoding 8-amino-7-oxononanoate synthase, with protein MASPQADTTFVKVRLDSLRSSHLLRRLRKVEVLGPADIIVDGRKAIHLCSNDYLGLSTHRKVVAASIPRGPISPCSSRLVAGNTPAFSQLESALADHRQTQSALVFPTGYAACLGAISAIADKKTIIYSDELNHSSIIDACRLSAAAIRIFPHNDAEALERLMSEQKSDGRKVVVTEGIFSMDGDISPLARIAKIAHEHRALVAVDDAHGDFVLGPHGRGTAARSKALVDIHIGSLSKALGCFGGYVAASTEIIEFFVNTSRQFIYTSALPDHLCRAAIAALGIADTGLLQRRLLSNAKRLKKNLEEEGFQLGSSPTQILPVIMGDEERALEFSSELLNQGVFAPAIRYPTVRRGAARVRVSVTALHDQKMCTRIVDAFRTAGKKTSLF; from the coding sequence TTGGCCTCTCCCCAAGCTGATACGACGTTTGTCAAGGTAAGGCTTGACTCGCTCAGATCGTCGCATCTCCTTAGGCGACTTCGCAAAGTCGAGGTTCTTGGACCCGCGGATATCATTGTAGACGGGCGCAAGGCGATCCATCTTTGTTCAAATGACTACCTCGGTTTATCCACTCATCGGAAGGTTGTTGCCGCCTCCATCCCGCGGGGACCCATTTCGCCGTGCAGTTCTCGGCTGGTCGCTGGGAATACGCCTGCATTTTCTCAGTTAGAGTCAGCATTGGCCGACCACAGGCAGACCCAGTCGGCTCTCGTCTTTCCCACGGGCTATGCGGCATGTCTTGGTGCCATATCTGCGATTGCCGACAAGAAAACAATCATCTACAGCGATGAACTGAATCATTCGAGCATAATTGACGCATGCCGGCTTTCCGCTGCTGCCATTCGCATTTTTCCTCACAACGACGCAGAAGCCCTGGAGCGTTTGATGTCGGAACAAAAGTCCGACGGTCGAAAAGTCGTCGTAACCGAGGGAATTTTTAGCATGGACGGAGATATTTCGCCGCTTGCCAGAATAGCAAAGATAGCCCACGAACATCGCGCGTTAGTCGCAGTCGATGACGCCCACGGTGATTTCGTTTTAGGTCCTCACGGACGTGGAACGGCAGCAAGATCAAAGGCTCTGGTAGACATTCATATCGGCAGCCTCAGCAAGGCGCTCGGCTGTTTTGGAGGGTATGTCGCTGCATCGACGGAAATTATTGAGTTCTTTGTAAATACCTCGCGCCAATTCATTTACACCTCCGCTCTGCCCGACCACTTATGCAGAGCTGCAATTGCGGCACTAGGAATCGCAGATACTGGATTGCTTCAGCGCCGCCTCTTGTCAAACGCCAAGCGGCTCAAAAAGAATCTCGAGGAAGAAGGATTCCAACTCGGCTCATCTCCCACTCAAATTCTGCCAGTAATCATGGGCGACGAAGAGCGCGCCCTTGAATTTTCAAGCGAATTACTGAACCAGGGCGTCTTTGCGCCGGCAATCAGGTATCCTACAGTCCGCAGAGGCGCGGCTAGGGTAAGGGTTTCCGTCACGGCGCTCCATGACCAGAAAATGTGCACCAGAATCGTCGACGCGTTTAGGACCGCAGGAAAAAAAACATCGTTGTTTTAA
- the endA gene encoding tRNA-intron lyase, whose protein sequence is MDARLIRDRIIIWDSADARTLFGAGYYGKPLGIAKPKGTDFDAPLILDLIEGCFLLEKRVIRILNTDGRVVSSGDIRKMCKGLYADFEAKYLVFQNLRDKGYVVTPGIKFGCDFAVYEHGPGIDHAPFLVQVFRQNDSVSATGIVLAGRLATTVKKQFVLAMPTMKEKTVEYVAFDWWKA, encoded by the coding sequence ATAGACGCTAGGCTAATCAGAGACAGGATTATTATTTGGGACTCTGCCGACGCGCGTACTCTGTTTGGCGCAGGATACTATGGCAAGCCTCTGGGAATAGCGAAGCCAAAGGGAACAGATTTTGACGCCCCTCTGATTCTGGACCTTATCGAAGGCTGCTTTTTGCTTGAAAAGCGCGTAATTAGGATCCTCAACACCGACGGAAGGGTGGTTTCATCGGGCGATATTAGGAAGATGTGCAAGGGACTTTATGCGGATTTTGAGGCAAAATATCTTGTCTTTCAGAACCTTCGAGACAAGGGTTATGTGGTGACACCGGGCATAAAGTTCGGCTGCGACTTCGCAGTATACGAACACGGGCCGGGCATTGATCATGCCCCTTTTCTGGTCCAGGTGTTCCGCCAGAATGACTCGGTGTCAGCAACCGGCATTGTTTTGGCCGGCAGGCTTGCGACTACGGTAAAGAAGCAGTTCGTACTTGCAATGCCCACAATGAAAGAAAAGACGGTGGAATACGTCGCCTTCGACTGGTGGAAGGCATGA